From Glycine soja cultivar W05 chromosome 4, ASM419377v2, whole genome shotgun sequence, the proteins below share one genomic window:
- the LOC114408895 gene encoding uncharacterized protein LOC114408895 produces the protein MSVQSQSGSSNGTERSRTHWTPLLERYFIDLMLEHLQRGNRVGHTFNKQAWTDMLTSFNDNFGSQYDKDVLKTRYTNLWKQFNDVKSLLSHFGFSWDAARQMVVAADDDSVWDAYLKAHPDARCYRTKPVLNFDDLCVIYGHTVADGRYSLSSHDVNLDDQVQGQHLGDGMGSIAVPSSERAKTDWTASMDQFFIELLLDQLGRGNQVDNGFNKNAWTDMLALFNAKFGCQHGRRVLKNRFKKLLKYYRDITNLIKQGFSWDEQQQMLLADDDVWNAYVKAHPHARTYRSKTLPNYRDLELIFRNVAENEISNLQQEKNHEDVISETKAGETKGSRNPSGTDRTRTYWTPPMDRCLIDLLLEQVKHGNRLGQTFIAQAWNDMITTFNERFKSQYDKDVLKNRYKHFRKQFNDVDHLLQQGGFSWDDTREMIDAEDHVWDAYTKAHPEARSLRVKTLPDYWKLCVIFGAESSDARYVHLAHNADLSSELPMYITGEQKNGFFPNVYDAGSTIEWTESMEHYIVDLMIEQVNRGNRIGHLFNEQAWMHMVQAFNARWGLQSDKQVLMDQYFCLMKKHDDISNILSHSEFTWNETLQTLNAEDDVWDAYIKDHPDAISYKNKCLYLFHDLCKIFGNKLMEVSDVRVSDLEQLQLMEANDFTIEMDMDETNESLLNVSSVGISDQDPGRAKEIDADGSFGNLVVSSSNEIEIVAVGTSGNLDVDMDMTSGTCGNLDVTGDTQILSQDKQGPDEMATNGTRGDLELSGNTKITQHVRKRPNMMFQDSRPPKKKLGMKEALSEMASAVKALMNDKENNNTSFDDALSALRAMPDVDDDLVMDACDLLEDERKAKIFLALDISLRKKWLLRKLRQGKPT, from the exons ATGAGTGTCCAAAGCCAGAGTGGTTCAAGCAATGGCACCGAACGATCAAGGACGCATTGGACTCCATTGCTGGAACGCTATTTCATTGATCTCATGTTGGAGCATTTGCAGAGAGGGAACAGGGTTGGCCACACTTTCAACAAGCAAGCATGGACAGACATGCTCACCTCGTTCAATGATAACTTTGGTTCTCAGTACGACAAAGATGTCTTGAAAACTCGCTACACCAATTTGTGGAAGCAGTTCAATGATGTCAAGAGCCTTCTTTCTCACTTTGGTTTTTCCTGGGATGCTGCCCGGCAAATGGTTGtggctgctgatgatgattctgTTTGGGATGCTTATTTGAAAGCTCACCCTGATGCTAGATGCTACAGAACAAAACCAGTGCTCAATTTTGATGATTTGTGTGTTATATATGGCCACACTGTTGCTGATGGAAGATATAGTTTATCTAGCCATGATGTAAACCTTGATGATCAAGTACAAGGACAACATTTGG GTGATGGAATGGGAAGCATTGCTGTACCGAGTAGTGAACGTGCCAAGACAGATTGGACTGCTTCTATGGACCAGTTTTTTATAGAGCTTTTGCTGGATCAGTTAGGAAGGGGAAATCAAGTGGATAATGGATTCAATAAAAATGCTTGGACAGATATGCTAGCCCTCTTTAATGCTAAGTTTGGATGTCAACATGGTAGAAGGGTTTTAAAGAATCGGTTCAAGAAACTGTTGAAATATTACCGTGATATAACAAATCTTATAAAACAAGGCTTTTCGTGGGATGAACAACAACAAATGCTTTTGGCTGATGATGATGTCTGGAATGCTTATGTCAAG GCACATCCGCACGCACGAACATATAGATCAAAAACTTTGCCAAACTATCGTGATTTAGAATTAATATTCAGAAATGTGGCTGAAAATGAGATCAGTAATTTGCAGCAGGAgaaaaatcatgaagatgtcATATCAGAAACAAAGGCTG GTGAAACAAAAGGAAGTCGCAACCCAAGTGGCACTGATCGTACTAGAACATATTGGACACCCCCAATGGACCGATGCCTCATTGACTTGTTATTGGAGCAGGTCAAACATGGAAATAGACTTGGGCAGACATTCATTGCCCAAGCTTGGAATGACATGATTACAACTTTCAATGAACGATTCAAATCTCAATACGACAAAGATGTTCTGAAGAATCGTTACAAACATTTCAGGAAACAGTTCAATGATGTAGACCATCTTCTTCAACAGGGTGGGTTCTCATGGGATGATACAAGAGAAATGATTGATGCAGAAGATCATGTTTGGGATGCTTATACAAAG GCACACCCTGAAGCTCGATCACTTAGAGTTAAAACCTTGCCAGACTATTGGAAATTGTGTGTTATATTTGGAGCGGAAAGTTCTGATGCAAGATACGTCCATTTAGCACATAATGCAGATCTCAGTAGTGAATTACCGATGTATATAACAG GTGAACAGAAGAATGGCTTTTTTCCAAATGTTTATGATGCTGGTTCTACAATAGAGTGGACAGAATCAATGGAACACTATATTGTTGACCTTATGATTGAGCAAGTAAATAGAGGAAATAGGATTGGCCATTTATTCAATGAGCAAGCTTGGATGCACATGGTCCAAGCGTTTAACGCTAGATGGGGACTCCAATCTGATAAGCAGGTTCTAATGGATCAATATTTCTGCTTGATGAAAAAACATGATGACATCAGCAATATTCTCAGTCACAGTGAATTTACATGGAATGAAACCCTACAAACGTTAAATGCTGAGGATGATGTCTGGGATGCATACATTAAG GACCACCCAGATGCCATCTCATATAAAAACAAATGTTTGTATCTTTTCCATGATTTATGCAAGATTTTTGGAAACAAATTAATGGAAGTATCAGATGTAAGAGTGAGTGATCTGGAGCAGCTTCAATTGATGGAAGCAAATGATTTTACCATTGAAATGGATATGGATGAAACAAATGAAAGTTTGCTTAATGTTAGCAGTGTTGGTATATCAGACCAGGATCCGGGCAGGGCAAAGGAAATAGATGCGGATGGATCATTTGGGAATTTGGTTGTGAGTAGCAGCAATGAAATTGAGATTGTTGCCGTTGGAACATCAGGAAATTTAGAtgtggatatggatatgacatCTGGAACCTGTGGGAATTTGGATGTGACTGGCGACACTCAAATATTATCTCAAGATAAACAAGGCCCTGACGAAATGGCTACAAATGGAACACGTGGGGATTTGGAATTGAGTGGCAACACTAAAATAACACAGCATGTCAGAAAAAGGCCTAATATGATGTTTCAAGACTCCAGACCTCCCAAAAAGAAGCTGGGAATGAAAGAAGCTTTGTCTGAGATGGCTAGTGCTGTTAAGGCACTGATGAATGATAAAGAGAACAACAATACATCATTTGACGATGCTTTAAGTGCACTTCGAGCTATGCCGGACGTAGATGATGACTTAGTAATGGATGCGTGTGATCTGTTGGAAGATGAGAGAAAGGCTAAGATATTTTTAGCTTTGGATATCTCTTTGCGAAAGAAGTGGTTGCTTAGAAAGCTTCGTCAGGGAAAGCCCACATGA
- the LOC114408897 gene encoding enhancer of rudimentary homolog produces MANRHTIILMQASTNRATRTFMDFESITQAMGGICALYERKLKELNPTIRNLSYDIVDLYNFIDGLADMSALVYDHSSHAYVPHDRQWIKQRTFQHLKKLLR; encoded by the exons ATG GCAAATCGCCACACAATTATTCTGATGCAGGCCTCTACGAACCGAGCAACTAGGACATTTATGGATTTTGAATCAATAACTCAGGCCATGGGTG GCATATGTGCATTGTATGAAAGGAAATTGAAGGAGTTAAATCCGACCATCAGAAATCTCTCTTATGATATCGTGGATCTCTACAACTTCATAGATGGTCTTGCAGACATGAGCGCATtagt TTATGATCATTCAAGTCATGCTTACGTGCCACATGATCGACAGTGGATTAAGCAACGAACATTTCAACATTTGAAGAAACTGCTACGTTGA